Proteins encoded by one window of Rubrobacter indicoceani:
- the ppgK gene encoding polyphosphate--glucose phosphotransferase has translation MEVFGLDIGGSGIKGAPVDTATGELLSERIRIKTPQPSTPEAIVRTSVEVIRKAGWSGPVGCGFPAVVKDGILRTAANVDESNIGFDLKSALGEALGEEVHLVNDADAAGMAEIKWGAAREEYGTVLMVTLGTGLGTALFTGGHLVANTELGHIEIRGEDAEHRASDTARKRENLRWRAYGQRLDEYLNRIDALLWPDLIVLGGGISKKSDKFMDRLSVRARVVIAEMHNEAGIAGAALASVSEAERTGELA, from the coding sequence ACGGGCGAGCTGCTCTCGGAGAGGATCCGGATAAAAACCCCGCAACCCTCAACGCCCGAGGCGATAGTCAGGACCTCCGTCGAGGTGATACGCAAGGCCGGGTGGAGCGGCCCGGTCGGGTGCGGCTTTCCGGCGGTGGTAAAGGACGGGATCCTCCGGACGGCGGCGAACGTCGACGAATCGAACATCGGCTTTGACCTGAAGAGCGCGCTCGGCGAGGCGCTCGGCGAAGAGGTGCATCTCGTCAACGACGCAGACGCCGCCGGGATGGCCGAGATCAAATGGGGAGCCGCCCGCGAGGAGTACGGCACGGTGCTTATGGTTACGCTCGGTACGGGCCTCGGTACGGCCCTCTTCACGGGCGGTCATCTCGTTGCGAACACGGAGCTCGGACACATAGAGATACGCGGCGAAGACGCCGAACACCGGGCCTCCGACACCGCCCGCAAACGCGAGAACCTCCGCTGGAGGGCTTACGGGCAGCGGCTCGACGAGTACCTCAACCGCATAGACGCGCTTCTCTGGCCGGATCTCATAGTCCTCGGTGGCGGCATCAGCAAGAAGTCCGATAAGTTTATGGATCGGCTCTCGGTCCGCGCGCGGGTCGTGATAGCCGAGATGCACAACGAGGCCGGGATAGCCGGAGCCGCGCTCGCAAGCGTCTCCGAGGCCGAGCGCACCGGAGAACTCGCCTGA
- the folE gene encoding GTP cyclohydrolase I FolE codes for MSGRDIGSRGSKDPERAGRGVFEILAALGIDPASPEFRETPKRVAESYEFLFSGLEEEPERYLEESFPGEYRDPVMIRDIPLYSMCEHHLIPFIGKAHVGYAPDGRVIGLSEIARIVEAYARRPQLQERLTAQIADLLFEPLGSRGSMVVIEAEQLCMTMRGVQKPGSVTVTTAARGVYESDATLRSEFTAHARG; via the coding sequence ATGTCCGGACGAGATATCGGAAGCAGAGGGTCGAAAGACCCGGAGCGGGCCGGGCGCGGGGTATTTGAGATACTCGCCGCCCTCGGGATAGACCCGGCGTCGCCGGAGTTCAGGGAGACGCCGAAGCGCGTGGCGGAGTCCTACGAATTTCTTTTCTCCGGGCTCGAGGAGGAGCCGGAGCGCTATCTGGAGGAATCGTTTCCGGGTGAGTACCGCGACCCGGTGATGATCCGCGACATCCCGCTCTACTCGATGTGCGAGCATCACCTGATCCCGTTTATCGGGAAGGCCCATGTCGGTTACGCGCCGGACGGCAGGGTTATCGGCCTCTCGGAGATCGCCCGCATCGTCGAGGCTTACGCCCGCCGCCCGCAGCTTCAGGAACGCCTCACGGCCCAGATAGCGGACCTGCTCTTTGAACCGCTGGGGTCTCGCGGCTCGATGGTCGTTATAGAGGCTGAGCAGCTCTGCATGACGATGCGCGGCGTCCAGAAGCCCGGCAGCGTCACCGTGACGACCGCCGCGCGGGGCGTCTACGAATCGGACGCGACGCTTCGGAGCGAGTTCACGGCCCACGCCAGAGGCTGA
- a CDS encoding HAD family hydrolase yields the protein MSGFNGSGGSEYDAIFLDVDGTLTWVDLDVEGYASDLAPYCPGGLSASEARGPVWQSIKTHIRENINYRTTEELRAFKRRNALQTAGTLGIRAPEKLLVEVADRRMVFTPYPESETVLRELKATGIPLYIVSNWDILLRDVLDDLGWLGFFEGIIASAVVGLEKPDPGIFREALRLSGTEPSRTIHVGNDSNADVLGASEAGLDTFFVDRKGEGEVPGATFTGPDLTTLVDAVRG from the coding sequence ATGTCCGGTTTCAACGGCTCCGGCGGTTCAGAGTACGATGCGATCTTCCTTGACGTGGACGGGACCCTGACGTGGGTCGACCTCGATGTCGAGGGCTACGCCTCCGACCTTGCACCGTACTGCCCGGGCGGCCTGAGCGCCAGCGAGGCTCGCGGGCCGGTCTGGCAGAGCATAAAGACCCACATCCGGGAGAACATAAACTACCGCACCACCGAGGAGCTCCGGGCCTTCAAACGCAGAAACGCCCTTCAGACGGCGGGCACCCTCGGCATCAGAGCCCCGGAGAAGCTGCTCGTCGAGGTGGCGGACCGGCGTATGGTCTTCACCCCGTACCCGGAGTCCGAGACCGTCCTTCGGGAGTTGAAGGCAACGGGGATTCCGCTCTACATCGTCTCCAACTGGGACATCCTTCTTAGAGACGTACTCGACGACCTCGGGTGGCTCGGGTTTTTCGAGGGGATCATCGCCTCGGCCGTGGTCGGTTTGGAGAAGCCGGACCCCGGCATCTTCCGGGAGGCCCTTCGCCTGAGCGGCACCGAGCCGTCGCGCACCATCCACGTCGGCAACGACAGCAACGCCGACGTTCTGGGCGCTTCGGAGGCCGGCCTGGACACGTTTTTCGTGGACCGCAAGGGCGAGGGAGAGGTTCCCGGCGCGACGTTCACGGGGCCGGACCTCACGACGCTCGTTGACGCTGTGCGGGGCTGA
- a CDS encoding aminopeptidase, whose product MHDPRLEKLARVLVDYSLAAGEGDNVVVSGGVAAEPLLKRVYARLLQVGAVPFTQVALSGMQELYFENARDYHYDRTPKLTRAVYDAADGFISIMAPTNTRALAGVDPAMQQRLGKRDRELMDAVISRDRWILTLFPTEALAQESDLSLTAYEDFAFAAMGLDEKDPVAFWQNKSREQEKLKKRLEEAREIRLVGPETDLTLSVAGRTFINSAGRHNMPCGEVFTGPVEDSASGHVYFGVPATAGGRDVSGVRLTFEAGKVMEATAEKGQEYLDAMLDADAGARYLGELGIGTNYHIPRASKSILFDEKLGGTVHLAVGRSYETTGGKNESSVHWDLITDLREGGELYADGELIQKNGRFVGFDIGG is encoded by the coding sequence GTGCACGATCCACGCCTGGAAAAACTCGCCCGCGTCCTGGTTGACTACTCGCTTGCGGCGGGGGAGGGCGATAACGTGGTCGTCTCCGGGGGCGTCGCTGCGGAGCCGCTCCTGAAGCGCGTCTACGCGCGGCTTCTGCAGGTCGGGGCGGTGCCCTTCACGCAGGTCGCGCTCTCCGGGATGCAGGAGCTTTACTTCGAGAACGCCCGGGATTACCACTACGACAGGACCCCGAAGCTGACCCGTGCCGTCTACGACGCGGCGGACGGGTTTATCTCGATCATGGCCCCGACAAACACCCGCGCCCTCGCCGGCGTGGACCCGGCAATGCAGCAGCGGCTCGGCAAGCGCGACCGGGAGTTGATGGACGCCGTGATCTCGCGGGACCGCTGGATCCTCACGCTCTTTCCAACGGAGGCGCTTGCGCAGGAATCCGACCTCTCCCTGACCGCCTACGAGGACTTCGCCTTTGCCGCGATGGGCCTCGACGAAAAAGACCCGGTCGCCTTCTGGCAGAACAAGTCCCGCGAGCAGGAGAAGCTCAAGAAGCGGCTGGAAGAGGCGCGGGAGATACGTCTCGTCGGCCCCGAGACCGATCTCACGCTCTCGGTCGCGGGCCGCACCTTTATAAACTCCGCCGGTCGCCACAACATGCCCTGCGGCGAGGTCTTTACCGGGCCGGTCGAGGACTCGGCCAGCGGCCACGTCTACTTCGGGGTTCCGGCGACCGCCGGTGGCCGCGACGTCTCGGGCGTCCGGCTGACCTTCGAGGCCGGCAAGGTCATGGAGGCGACCGCCGAGAAGGGGCAGGAGTACCTCGACGCGATGCTCGACGCCGACGCGGGGGCAAGGTATCTCGGGGAGCTTGGCATCGGGACCAACTACCACATCCCGCGCGCCTCCAAAAGCATTCTCTTTGACGAGAAGCTCGGCGGAACGGTGCATCTGGCCGTCGGGCGGTCCTACGAGACAACGGGCGGCAAAAACGAATCAAGCGTCCACTGGGACCTTATAACCGACCTGCGCGAAGGCGGCGAGCTCTACGCCGACGGGGAGTTGATCCAGAAAAACGGCCGGTTCGTCGGCTTCGACATCGGCGGATAA